From one Bacteriovorax sp. BAL6_X genomic stretch:
- a CDS encoding sensor histidine kinase KdpD, producing MIYLVSLLTILIICSIMVITHQAIKIKQLEVEGRDLSRKLEEKQHLLSVLFHDLSNSTTLLSLLSDSSLLAMKDKDGILQNLGRVSGVIENMAELIQHIRKIQSIESGKSNIKLEPVPLKESIENSIQLIRKRIEKKSQHIRVEFEEQDAQVMAEPSSLCHSVFSNLLTNASKFSPEGSEIFVRVTERNSVIRVDITDQGIGIPETMIKSLFSFTNETHREGTHGEEGSGFGLPVVKKYMKFYGGNIKAFNNIDGIGSTFTMTFVNAALNNQNTIEKSKTDPKQKRKPLREVNQ from the coding sequence GTGATCTATCTCGTAAGTTTACTAACAATTTTAATTATCTGTTCAATTATGGTCATCACACATCAAGCGATCAAAATTAAACAGCTTGAAGTTGAAGGCCGAGACCTCTCGCGAAAACTAGAAGAAAAGCAACATTTACTCTCCGTTTTATTCCATGACTTATCCAATTCCACGACCCTTCTTTCATTACTCAGCGACTCGTCCTTATTGGCCATGAAAGACAAAGATGGTATATTACAAAATCTTGGCCGCGTTAGTGGAGTCATTGAGAACATGGCCGAGCTTATTCAACATATTCGTAAAATCCAATCAATTGAATCCGGTAAATCAAATATAAAATTAGAACCAGTCCCATTGAAAGAGTCCATTGAAAATTCGATACAGCTCATTAGAAAAAGGATTGAAAAAAAGAGTCAGCATATTCGTGTTGAGTTTGAAGAGCAAGATGCTCAGGTCATGGCGGAGCCATCGTCACTTTGTCATAGTGTCTTTAGCAATCTTCTTACCAATGCTTCTAAATTCTCACCAGAAGGCTCAGAGATTTTTGTAAGAGTTACTGAACGAAACTCTGTTATCCGAGTTGATATTACCGACCAGGGAATTGGCATTCCTGAAACAATGATAAAAAGTCTCTTCTCTTTTACTAATGAAACCCATCGCGAAGGGACTCACGGAGAAGAAGGCTCAGGGTTTGGTCTACCGGTTGTAAAAAAATATATGAAATTCTATGGAGGAAATATCAAAGCATTTAATAATATTGATGGCATAGGCTCAACTTTCACAATGACATTCGTTAACGCAGCATTAAATAATCAAAATACCATTGAGAAATCAAAAACCGATCCTAAACAAAAGAGAAAACCTTTGCGCGAGGTAAATCAATAA
- a CDS encoding ABC transporter ATP-binding protein, which yields MTDGCNSSRLAGMKDYLNKKLTSLVVTQFVHYWYFYIGAFICLYLTHNIQSELPFIAKDLAEKISKGISIPVGHLFLLALGIIVFRTSSRLLFFYPARVLQKILRFDLMKKLEKVSPSRYKDYPKGQIFQIIGGDLEHVRALIGFALLQIANIIIALSILVPKLLNFNKELFIALLPMFVAFIIFSAIVSTNRKFYRQTQDLQGEVQNIIIETYAGKKTIKNFHAEKAFIDLFAKKSLEELDNFYEAGKRVGISIPLMPTGVGLSLIWGAYIIFTEQLGASSLILFSGFVYLFLEPIMFLAWIGVVFTRSAGAWARVRELVAVLDKESELETMLKREFSFKEKSESFELQLPFWDNDINLKIWKDEKNAIVGKTGCGKSELLVKISEVLKMQDRSTSYVAQDPYLYNGTILENLALGRDFNEEQLSKAYELLKIFGLDYLASDRKSLFNLVVGENGKRLSGGQIKRVSLIKSLLFESEFIIWDDPFSSVDVVLEREILSQLNAMKIFEGRTLIMSTHRYTTAVQCDHLSLICESEGLREESKVIDFTQKQEGGIYEHFRKQLI from the coding sequence GTGACTGATGGGTGTAATTCAAGTAGACTTGCTGGAATGAAAGACTATCTTAATAAAAAGTTAACATCACTGGTGGTGACGCAGTTTGTCCATTACTGGTATTTCTATATTGGGGCCTTTATTTGCCTCTACCTTACTCACAATATCCAAAGTGAATTACCTTTTATAGCAAAGGATTTGGCCGAGAAAATCTCTAAAGGAATTTCTATTCCTGTTGGGCACTTATTCTTATTGGCCTTGGGAATTATTGTATTTAGAACTTCATCGAGACTTTTATTCTTTTATCCTGCAAGAGTACTACAAAAGATTCTACGTTTTGATTTAATGAAGAAACTAGAGAAGGTGAGTCCTTCTCGTTATAAAGATTATCCAAAGGGACAAATCTTCCAAATCATTGGTGGTGACTTAGAGCATGTAAGAGCACTGATTGGCTTTGCTCTTTTACAAATTGCAAATATTATTATCGCACTTTCAATTCTTGTTCCTAAACTCCTAAACTTTAATAAAGAGCTCTTTATTGCACTTCTTCCAATGTTTGTAGCATTTATTATTTTTAGCGCGATTGTTTCAACAAATCGAAAATTCTATCGTCAAACTCAAGATCTTCAAGGTGAAGTTCAAAATATTATTATTGAAACTTACGCTGGAAAGAAGACTATTAAAAATTTTCACGCGGAGAAGGCCTTCATTGATCTCTTTGCAAAGAAGTCCTTGGAAGAACTTGATAACTTTTATGAAGCCGGTAAGCGTGTTGGAATTTCAATTCCTCTAATGCCTACAGGTGTTGGCCTATCTCTGATTTGGGGAGCCTATATTATTTTTACTGAACAATTAGGGGCATCTTCGCTAATTTTATTTTCAGGTTTTGTTTATTTATTCTTAGAACCAATTATGTTTCTAGCCTGGATTGGAGTTGTCTTTACTCGTTCGGCAGGAGCGTGGGCACGAGTAAGAGAGCTAGTTGCTGTCTTAGATAAAGAAAGCGAGCTTGAGACAATGCTTAAAAGAGAATTTTCTTTTAAAGAGAAGAGTGAGTCGTTTGAATTACAACTACCATTTTGGGATAACGATATTAATCTAAAGATCTGGAAAGATGAAAAAAATGCAATCGTTGGAAAAACTGGTTGTGGAAAGTCTGAACTACTCGTCAAAATTTCAGAAGTCTTAAAGATGCAAGATCGTAGTACAAGCTACGTTGCTCAAGATCCATATCTTTATAATGGAACTATTTTAGAAAACTTGGCCCTAGGAAGAGACTTCAATGAAGAGCAACTTTCTAAAGCATATGAGCTACTAAAAATCTTTGGCCTTGATTATCTAGCATCCGATCGCAAGAGTTTGTTTAATCTTGTTGTTGGAGAAAACGGGAAGAGACTATCTGGTGGTCAAATTAAACGTGTATCTTTAATCAAATCGCTGCTTTTTGAAAGTGAGTTTATTATTTGGGATGATCCTTTTTCTTCAGTTGATGTTGTTCTAGAAAGAGAAATCTTAAGTCAATTAAATGCAATGAAGATTTTCGAAGGCCGAACTCTCATTATGTCCACTCATAGATATACAACAGCAGTGCAATGTGATCACTTAAGTTTAATTTGCGAAAGTGAAGGGCTAAGAGAAGAGTCAAAAGTTATCGACTTTACACAAAAACAAGAAGGAGGAATTTATGAGCACTTTAGAAAACAACTCATCTAA